Within Spinacia oleracea cultivar Varoflay chromosome 4, BTI_SOV_V1, whole genome shotgun sequence, the genomic segment CAATATTTCTAAATCAAAAGAGGACCACAGAAGAGTAGGTTAGCAAATGGAACCTTCCCATCTTTCATTGTGTATCCGCAAAACGACAGTCGCGAATGTTGGTGTGTTTGAGGTCTTTGGAACAGTTGGGTCATCTCTGTAGCCTTCATATTGCCCAAGAACAACTTCTTCATCCTTAATCGGATTAACTGCTTGAAGAACCTTAAAAACACACAAGAACCAAATCAATGATCATACTGAAAGCTGATTGTAGATTAAATAAAAGTTTCACCCAAAAAAGATTATattattagtaaataaccaGAAACCTCATCACCTGTAACTTTCATATCTAGATTCAAATTTAGTTCACTAGTCCACAAAATACAATTTAGTATACAAAATTAATCAACACAACTAAATGGTATTTTAGTATTTTCAGATAGGAGAagaaattatttttatataaaaaaaagagaaaagaaaaagaaacaaacaataGCAGCACTTTCAATGCCTTAAGCAGATAAGGTAGCATAAATAAACCATCTCAGAAGTAAAAACTTGACCTTCAACAGCTGTTAATGACTCTGATATGCAGAAGCATATGTAATTGTACTATAACAGACAAATACCATTTAATTGGTATTTTATGACACGTAGTAGAGCATTAGCATTTGAAAATGGTAGACAATATGGAACAAGAAAAGCTGATTAAGTGAACAACTAATAAAGACAGTAAGGAGTAGAGTAGGTCACGCATTGCAAAATTTTTAGTTGATTAAAGAGTATAAAATTTTACCTTCACTTTTTCGTCACGAATGTACTCTGGTGTAAGTGAGACTGGCTTCTCCATGGCAACCAGACAAAGAACCTGAAAGGCAATAACATTAATCTCTTTCCAGAAATCAAAACTAGCAGCTGGACCTCTGCAAGCTTAAAGCCAGAAGgaatttaaaagaaataaacaaaataGAGGGACAGTTTGTTCTCTCTTCATTGATAAACTCCAAGCAGCTTAATGAATGCAAGTAACACGTCTAAGGACGGCATCTCAGATATGCTTTGCACAATTGTATGCACAAGAATTTCTAAGCACACCAAGAATCTGGTAATCATAAGGGGGAGAGTAATTGACCTGCAGCATATAGAACTATTAATCTTACCTGCAATAGGTGGTTCTGAATAATGTCACGAATTATTCTGCAGAATAagaaaatctcaactttaatgTGACATTCAAAATAATAGACAAATCAGGATACACATACCATTCTAATCCTTACTCAAACGAGAATCATTGGTTATCGTGAGTTCAAATGCGTGGCAAAGAAACCACTACTGATAAATATTCCATGAAACAATAAACTGTTCTGTAGAAATATTCTCTAAACTAACCACAGCAcagacacacacacaaaaaaagttGACACACACATATGCACCAAAAACAAGTTGTCAAAGCATACCCATACTGATCGAAGTATCCACCACGACCCTCTGTTCCAAAATCTTCTCTGAACACAATCTGTGATAAAGATGCACAACTTAGACAAGCATGTCCATAAACAAGCAAAACCTATACAGCTGACACTTGGGTATGGGTGTGGGAGTCAAGTATGGACGCAACTATGCAGGACTCTGACCTGGACAACTTTAGTTTTAACTTGAAGATTCAGTGACACATTTAATGAGTGTAAGCATATTTAAAGGTTCAAGGTCAGCTGCCCTCTATCCTTTAGAAAACTAATCCTCTTAACGTATCAAATTCACTAAGATGCCGCCTCTTACCTTCCTTCAGTTTTCCCTTTGaattttcttttgaaaatttaCAGTGAACTAATTCTTAGACGAAAATGTAAAACACTATTTTGTTGCATAGTTGACGTATGCtgataaattgaaaaataaatgccTTTTTCCATTTTAGACATCACGACGTCTATATTACCTGTACATTATCAATGTTATCGCGATTCCAAAGGGGAAGAAAAAAGCGATTGGCAAATCGCATTACCAGCTGCAAATTCACAAGATATCAGTATCCAGAAGAAAAGAAGTGGGAAATAATTTTAGAGAACTTCCTCCTGTATACCATGTTCTGCACCAACTCTTTTCCCAGGTAGTGATCAATACGATAAATCTGTGACTCATCAAACAACTCTCCAATCTGTGAACTAAGTTGTTCTGCTGATTCCAAGTCTTTCCCAAAAGGCTTTTCAAcaactactcgtgtccatccaACATTGCCAGCTGCAACAAAAAATTTATGACATGAAAAAGATCAGTGTTCCAACGACTTAATTTCACTGTCATCAAGAGCACaatattgacaaaaaaaaaaaaagtacacaATACTGATTCTCAAATGAATTTTCAAGCACAAGCAACAAGCCTGTCCATCTCCGgtgaagccaaagattcatttgttcttttggctgtgggatgtaatggactaaatcaaaatggctcttaaaacctcttcgcttcatttccatgaagtagaagatggttgtcccgttgtcgtcccgttatcgcttttgggtcaatgaaacaacctctctgcaattgcaggggtaagatTGCGCACAcccgaccccccccccccttaccccgcttcttgcgggagcctatttgagacaatggggtaatgataacgAAGTAGCAAGTCTGGATGATCTAGTCAGGATTTAAAATTTTCTACATAATCAAGTCCCGTGATCGAATGGGCTTAGCAGCCATTTTCCCGCCAGTTTTCCTGTAAATGTTCCCCATTACGAATGGAGGAGGAGAAAGAACCAGATATTAGGCGTCGAAATGCTGTAGAAATTCTCCCTCATACAAACcttcaaaaatacaaaattcCATAAATTTCCTGAAGTTCTACAATTAAAGCAATTGGTGGAAAAACGTGGAGGCACCAACCTAGGAAATCTAGGAAATTCCGAGTCCCTAAATCTCTTCATTTTCTACTATGTATGCTTCTAATCTTCaagttttttaataatcccataATGTTTATGTGAGTTCATACTCACATAAACTaggaaaattgaaaaaaaaagtaatcTTTGAGGGGTTGTCATACTTGAATATCCCTTCAAATGATCTTCCATACTCCATTTACAAGTTCAAAGCATCAATCATTAATGCTTATTTTCGAAAACCATGATTAGTAAGTGAGGTTTTCACTCTTGAAAATGCTCTTTACAGGAATCTTCATACAAGTTTTCCAAAAATCCTAACTTTACAaatgttcaaggatgtttgaagGACATTCCTTCTTCAAACTAGAACTGATGAACTTCAAGTTCcatattcaatattcaataatCATGGGTGACAACAGAACCAGAAGCCCAGAACCAGAAGCACATACCCAAAACGGCCTATAACATTTTGATGGAAAACATTACCAAACCACTTACTCTTGCTCTTATTTCAGTaagttactaagttaaacatacAGAATACAGTAATTTAACCAATAGCATCAATGAGAAATATGTGCGTTTTCTCCTCAAAAAAAGATAGCATGCATGAAAATGTTGCTTTAAAGTATAAATTTCGTACAgatataatacttcctccgttccggaaatatcgcaccatggttgacttttactcctttaaccattactttgactcttaatatctcaaatcatgtgcaagtaaaaattataaaaaattaatatttagaaaatatatatcgatatgaatctaacatgaccccacatgactaaaatttccttaagtacaaatcacaaaaaatggccaaagtcgtaatatgaatagtgtaaaaaacaaattgtgCGATATTTCCCGGAACGGAGTAAGTATATGAAATGGAATTGCGCTTTCCTATTGTGGAATTTATAAAATGACCTTCCAACAGTACTCATATGCTCCAAGCGGCCACAAGTCACAACCACCATGTACAGAATTTAATGAACATACATTTAGTCATGCAGTGGAGCTTTATCATTCTGCAGACAGATGGATACACCGAAGGAGGTAGAGCAAGATAAAAGAGTCTTCTAGATATTCCTTCTTGACGGTTTTGCTCATACTCATACTTGGATATTTCTTTATCCAACAATTGAAATCCCTCCTCAGAATCATAAGATCCACTGACATATTGGATCTGCAACAAAGAGCGGGAAAGGACATATAATTCTACCTCCCTCAGCCTAGAAACTAGATACAATATGAACACTGAGAAGGGATATTAACCAGATGCAAAAAGTTAGAAACATCTTCGGATGTCTCTGGTGTTGCATTCTTGGAAGGAACCAAATATCTGCATTCATCAGCGAAACGTAAATCACTATAACCAGAAGTAGAACTATTCATAATGATTGCGGAAACATTAGAAGATGGAATAAGTGCAGgcaaaagaaaaatattataatatgtGTTTCCCCTTTTTTCATTTGGGTAGGATGAAATGAAGATACATTGCAGGCTTCaagaacaaaaattaaaaaatataaaataatttgaaGGAATGAAGCATAAAATGAAAATAACAAATAAGAAAACAACAGTTTGACAAGGATAAAAAAGAATAAGTTAAGCTTCGGCTCAAAGCTTGCAATGAAAACTTGTAGAAAATTACAAGCAAATCCTCATCTTATCATGACACCAGCCACATTAAAAAGAAAGTAAACAGCATAAGGCGAAATATCTCACCCACGAATACGGTCTTTCAAGTCATCATCTGTCATCTTTGACCTAGCATAACCAAATATATGGACCTCGCTTGGAGGAAGAAATCCCTAGACATACCATCAGCAAGTCAAGTTGATTCAAAAGCCTCTTTTGTTGATACAATATACTAGATAGATATAAGGTTAATGTACATGCAGTTGAATTATTTTGCTTCAGCTAATTAACCTTGAATAAACATAGTCTGTCCTAAATCAATAGTCACATatacaattttatgatgaacgGTAAGTGATGTCACCTTTCCTGATTATTAGTCGTTTGTGAATGAACTTCCATATTCAAGTGATGGAGAGTGTTACAGAGTTTAGAGATAATACAACTATCtatcgtaaaaaaaaaaaaaaaaatcatcatatCTATAGTTAAGAAGGTTATCAATTCAAGAcaatgtaacaactaatttccTGACAGAGGGAATATATGTACCCAGTGATAAAGAATACTACTCACTACTCAGTATAAAAATTATAGGACGTTGGAGTTAATTATCATATAGACGTGGTCGAACCTGACGGTAGAGGTTGAATAAAGCAGGAAAAGTCTTCTTCTTTGCAAGATCCCCAGAAGCACCGAGGACGATTATAGAAAGTGATCCACATTCCAGTGAACTTTCTGAGTCCTCTCCTTTGTCTGCTAATGAGTCACTTTTTAAAGTGGATCTTTTTTCCATATGCCACCCACCAGAGGCCATTTTTCAGCTGACAAAATTTATCAAATCATCAGTCACCGGTTCCAAGAAGATGATTACTGGAGTACATTAACAAagtaaatttaaaaattaaaataaaaggtaGGTTACCATGCATATTAAATCAAAAGAATCATAATCAATCAATTGATGTCCACCAAAATCATGCAGGTTTACTATTGATTGATCAACATGAATATAATTCCGAGCCAAAGTCTAGATCGAAACGTTATAATTACTAACCAATAGATATAATTTTAGCCAAAATcaagctctaaaattctacaTTTAAACGATCAATATAATCGTCATACAAAATCATGCATGTTCAGATTTGAAgatcaagatcaataaaatatttattaaaaatataatgtGAAGCTCAAAATGTTCTAATTTtacaattgaaccaattagcaAACTGATCAcaactttaaaattgaaaatctaGCGACATAATCAATAATTGAACTAATTGAAAAACACAAATTAGATTAATCAGTAGTTACAAGGACTAATTAGCTGcatttttctaaaaaaataaacaaaaaaacttACCAGAAGATTATGATATGATGGCGCAAAATGGGAGTAAGTAAAACGGAATTTGAGAATAATGGCAGCAAATAAATTAGCAAGGACGAggtttaattagaaataaagttaattaaattaaaaattaagaaaagagaaagagatGTTGAATGATTTAACGGTAGGTGGAAGGTAGTTGACAGATGATGTTGTTCGTAGTCTTAGATTCTTGATTAATTTGGGGATATTTTACTACGGAGAATTGCGTCCCAACAACCCTCAATACTCCACTCTCGCGCATCTTAGCCGCCGACCCCACCAAACGCACAAACCCATGCtccctcctttttctttttattaatctactatattaggtcccgtgcacgaatggatatttaaaaattattatttgaccatcttttttataaaaattttaattaaattatttatcccttaaatctattgcgtaattaataatctcgaatgtactcattttatcatattttgACTTACTacgtaatatatattttatatgtttaatatgatgatctgactaaaatatttgatatattgaatatgctaatttgaccaaaatatcgagtaagaatattttctattattgaaaTGATAGTTTGCCtaaaattttaccaaaattttaataatggcatattccataatcctatattttattacatatataaacatttatataaaaggagagaaaataaaaaaaaaagaataaaaaaaatatgtctttttaggaaagagtttttggaggaaaaaaatttcaccaagaagtgacacgtgtcattcctggtgtctcttttagtatatagtaatagatagatacTACTCCTTCCGTTAACCCATAACtgttgtacccgggtacagccagctctagTTGTACCCCTAAAAAACGACGCGCctatattttttgttctttcttgtcgactgtttgttctttcttgttgtactgtttgttatttcttattgtactgtatgttctttcttgttgtactgtttgttattttatgttaattgttttttaaattcatcatcaaattttcataattgttgtattttttgttctttcttatggaattttgtgttcttttttatgttgtttgttctttcttgtttatttgtttgtttataataatcatatggttaatgttcataataaaATTAAACTCTTCGTtaatcttttatgtttttacaagcgcctgtattgtttattctttctttttgtattgtttgttctttcttgttgtactgtttgttctttcttgttgtactgtttgttctttcttgttgtactgtttgttctttcatgttgttttttaaattcattcatcaaacttattggtgtattgtttgttctttcttctggaattttatgttcttttttatattgtttgttttttcttgtttatttgtttgtttataataatcatatggttaatgttcataatgaaattaaacatttcattgatcttttatgtttttagaaACGCCAGTAttgtttattctttctttttttatcgtttgttctttcttgttgtattgtttgttctttcatgttgtttttttaaaattcatcataaaattgttcataattc encodes:
- the LOC110799974 gene encoding glucose-6-phosphate 1-dehydrogenase 6, cytoplasmic → MASGGWHMEKRSTLKSDSLADKGEDSESSLECGSLSIIVLGASGDLAKKKTFPALFNLYRQGFLPPSEVHIFGYARSKMTDDDLKDRIRGYLVPSKNATPETSEDVSNFLHLIQYVSGSYDSEEGFQLLDKEISKYEYEQNRQEGISRRLFYLALPPSVYPSVCRMIKLHCMTKSGNVGWTRVVVEKPFGKDLESAEQLSSQIGELFDESQIYRIDHYLGKELVQNMLVMRFANRFFLPLWNRDNIDNVQIVFREDFGTEGRGGYFDQYGIIRDIIQNHLLQVLCLVAMEKPVSLTPEYIRDEKVKVLQAVNPIKDEEVVLGQYEGYRDDPTVPKTSNTPTFATVVLRIHNERWEGVPFILKAGKALNSRKAEIRVQFKDVPGDIFKCKKQGRNEFVMRLQPSESIYMKLTVKQPGLEMSTVQSELDLSYKQRYQEVVIPEAYERLILDTIRGDQQHFVRRDELKAAWEIFTPLLHRIDKGQLKSLPYKPGTRGPVEADALLEKAGYVQTHGYIWVPPSL